The following proteins are encoded in a genomic region of Cryptomeria japonica chromosome 11, Sugi_1.0, whole genome shotgun sequence:
- the LOC131061302 gene encoding oxalate--CoA ligase — MASKPEEITLSALLTAAAEQSPNQKAIIVSGKIELLHSDLQKIVNTCAAQLRNSGIAPGDVVALSFPNSIEMVILFLAVIRARGVAAPLNAAYTAEEFEFYLQDSRSKLLLLPSTGNAAAEAAAVNLKLPTAGTRFCTSLDGNRALEFLPKSVGLKIPSNAVSESINLENKEDDVALFLHTSGTTSRPKGVPLTQLNLAASTQHIRDTYELSPADTTVITLPLFHVHGLVAALLSSLVSGATVVLTAAGRFSASTFWNDMKSYGATWYTAVPTIHQILLERHSAKPEEFYPKLRFIRSCSASLAPVILEHLESAFGAPVLEAYAMTEASHQMTSNPLPHRGQRKPGSVGKPTGLEVGILDESGVPQTQGTSGEVCIRGLNITKGYQNNPEANKTAFQFGWFHTGDIGYLDEEGYLFLIGRIKELINRGGEKISPLEVDAVLLSHPAVAQAVAFGVPDEKYGEEINAAVVPQENMTVTEDDIITHCKKNLAVFKIPKKVYLTDSLPKTASGKIQRRLMAEHFGAAVRARMGG, encoded by the exons ATGGCAAGTAAGCCTGAAGAAATAACCTTAAGTGCCCTGCTTACTGCAGCGGCAGAGCAATCCCCCAACCAGAAAGCGATCATTGTATCTGGAAAAATCGAGTTGCTACATTCAGACCTCCAAAAAATCGTGAATACATGCGCTGCCCAGCTCCGAAATTCTGGTATTGCACCAGGCGATGTCGTTGCGCTTTCATTCCCAAACTCAATCGAG ATGGTGATATTGTTCCTGGCCGTCATTCGGGCCCGAGGCGTGGCGGCGCCGCTAAACGCAGCCTACACGGCAGAGGAATTCGAGTTCTATTTGCAGGACTCACGATCGAAGCTCCTCTTGCTGCCTTCCACCGGAAACGCAGCGGCGGAAGCCGCTGCCGTGAATCTCAAGTTACCCACAGCCGGAACCCGATTCTGCACCTCATTGGACGGAAACAGAGCCCTCGAATTTCTGCCCAAATCCGTCGGCCTGAAAATTCCGAGCAACGCAGTTTCAGAGTCCATAAACCTGGAGAACAAGGAGGATGACGTGGCCCTGTTCCTGCACACGTCAGGAACGACCAGTCGCCCAAAAGGCGTGCCTTTAACTCAGCTCAATCTGGCGGCGTCCACGCAGCACATCAGGGACACCTACGAGCTTTCCCCCGCAGACACCACAGTCATAACGTTGCCTCTGTTCCATGTCCATGGACTCGTGGCGGCTCTGCTATCGTCGCTCGTTTCAGGGGCAACGGTTGTGCTAACGGCGGCGGGAAGGTTCAGTGCCTCCACCTTCTGGAATGACATGAAGAGCTACGGTGCCACGTGGTACACTGCGGTGCCCACGATTCATCAGATTCTTCTGGAACGTCACTCTGCGAAACCGGAGGAGTTTTACCCGAAGCTCCGATTTATAAGAAGCTGTAGCGCTTCGTTGGCTCCGGTGATCTTGGAGCACCTGGAGAGCGCTTTCGGGGCACCGGTTCTAGAAGCTTATGCAATGACGGAGGCGTCACATCAGATGACATCGAACCCTTTGCCTCACCGTGGGCAGCGGAAACCGGGGTCTGTTGGCAAACCCACTGGTTTAGAAGTCGGTATTCTGGACGAAAGTGGTGTGCCCCAAACGCAGGGCACCAGCGGTGAGGTCTGCATACGTGGTTTGAATATTACCAAGGGATATCAGAACAATCCAGAAGCCAATAAAACCGCTTTCCAGTTCGGGTGGTTTCATACCGGCGATATCGGGTATCTTGACGAGGAAGGTTATCTGTTCTTGATCGGTAGAATCAAGGAGCTCATTAACCGCGGAg GGGAGAAAATATCGCCGTTGGAAGTCGATGCAGTGCTGTTATCCCACCCGGCGGTTGCCCAAGCCGTGGCGTTTGGAGTTCCCGATGAAAAATACGGCGAAGAG ATAAATGCTGCTGTTGTTCCTCAAGAAAACATGACAGTGACTGAAGATGATATAATTACACACTGTAAAAAGAATTTGGCCGTATTCAAGATTCCCAAGAAGGTTTATTTGACAGACTCGCTGCCTAAAACGGCAAGTGGTAAAATCCAGCGCCGTCTTATGGCTGAGCATTTCGGGGCAGCAGTTCGGGCCAGGATGGGCGGCTAA